From the Porites lutea chromosome 5, jaPorLute2.1, whole genome shotgun sequence genome, the window ttttgttattgccacagtgtgatcaggcaagaccatggtttcggttctccaaGCGAACCTCATCGGTCGCCGGgttggctttgtgcttagttgcttttTCAAGAGCAAGTTTAGTTGTTCTCTTTTGTGGCGAGAACGGTACAGCCGTCCTTTCCAATTGAGCTTTGACTTTGGGCATCAATACCCGCGTGATGGATCGATCGGCAATCGAGCCTAACAGAACTGAGAGTCAAGTCAGAAGTCGGAGGTTAGAACTCAGAAGTTGGAAGTCAGAAGTCGGAGGATGGAAATCAGAAGAGGGAAATCGGAAGTTGGAAGTCAGAAGTGGGAAGTGGGAAGTCAGAAGTGGGAAGTGGGAAGTGGGAAGTGGGAAGTGGGAAGTGGAAAGTGGAAAGTGGCAGGTCCGAAGGTCTAGCCATTCAGCTTTGAGTCTGAGCGgtcagaaatcagaaatccgGAGTGCGCACTTTGTCAAGTTTGAAGTCTGAAGTTTGAAGTATGAAGTATGAACTCttaagtctgaagtctgaagtttgaagccggaagtcggaagtcggaagtctgAAGTCAGAAGTCGGAAGACCCTCCTCGGCTTTCGTAGTTATGCGATCGTGTTACAAACCAGGTAAAATATTATACAATGCTCGGTGGGAACGCGCGTCGCCAGAAAGGCGACACATTTGGAAAGCGAAGCTTTACGAACAaggcacgaagtgccgagaagaaaaagaatcccttTATTAGACCTTAGCCGCTGTTATTCGTCCGCAATCATTTCCTTTAGCGGTTTTCTGGAACACTGGATAATATTTTACCAGGTCTGTAACACGATCGCATGACGATCCTACATGCTCGATCCTACAGTAAAACAAAGATCCACGGtatcaactgtaaaatttaactacaaccaaggtcacaaataactcctctgcaCCCTGTGCTAGCCtgggagcaagctctccggggcgctctggtgGCGGGGCGAAAAACCTACCCCACCCCCGTACCCTCGCGAAACTCTGGAGAATTTGCTCGCAAGCTAGGCTAGGCACGAGCCCGACCCTGTACGTTTCTCTTAGGCGCTATTATTCAACCGCAGCAGTCATTACCCTCATCCGGAGCACTGTAACACAATCGCACGGTTTGATCGGTCAGTCGACAGTGAAAAAAGACGATTCGTGCtatcaactgtaaaatttaaACTTGAATCAAGGCCATAAATAAATCCTCTGCGCCCTGTGTTATGAGCTCCTAATATAATCTGCGTGGAGATGTTTGCTGGAGTGTTTGAAAGGAAAAATGGATCAGGGAACAGAAGAAAATTGGGCGCGCCAGATCGCGAGAGACCCTCCGGATATCTGTTACTTAAGCAACAAACGTCTCCGTGCGGTTTCTTTAAGAAGCGTTTCCTTTTCTTCCCTCGACTCTCTCTCGTTTTATCTTTTCGCTCTCTTTCCAACTTTCTCGACAACCTCAGGGGAAAACGCTTGTTGCGAGGGTTAAGGTATCTTTCCTTGAGATTCTTCTTTACAATATTTTTCTAACTTAGAAATGTAATCATAGAAGTGCTACGGTTTTACCCTTTAAAACAAAACCACTATGGCGGCAGCTTGGTATAGTGCTAttcgttcgtttgtttttggtaggattgtgctttttttttaatagagcTCAACTGATAGGTAGGCCGGGAGAGAGCGAAAGAACGCCTTTGTCCATTTTTTCGCACAAAACCTCGTTCCGTACTATTCGCTCCTACCTCCTCCTCTATTCCTCGTTGTTTTTTCTGCTCTCTCGTTCGCTCCTTTCTCCACTGTCTGAACAATAGCGGAATGCCTGAAGACACGCAAACACGTTCTTGAGCGACGCACGTGAACCGGAAGAGAACTTTTCGCATTCATAGGCAGTGGTTTTGCTAAATTTTCTATTAAAGCGTCTCTATAAGACTAAGGACACTAAGCAATACAAACTTTTGGGAGCTTAATGGCCTTTTAAAACGGAGTAGAGTTCACTTCCGGTTggcgtgcgtcgctcaaaaacgcctttgcttaagctccctaaataATGTGTGTTGTGCTGAACATGACCATATTTGGCAGAGAATGGaataacaaaatttgaaagttaaTATTGGCGGAAATCACCCCTCATAGTTAGGTGCCCATAATGCCACACGGTTTTCTCATTTGACACAGTTGGTGAAGCTGAGTAAATACTTTCAGGATACTTCACGTTACGCAACCAGCCtagatgaaaaaatatatttctattcCAAATTTGAGTAAAGAAAGAGCTCTAGAAAACCATCGCTTTGCTTTGTATCACTTAGTCTTCGCAAAAACATTTTGGAAATAATAACTCaaccctttttttttagttggaTTATGTATTACCAGGCGCCCCTAACTGTTCTTTCTTACATATTAAATTCGAAAAGATaggattttcaattttcttttccagaTTATGTTTGACATAGATACTTCAACGGGATAATTTTTCTGCCGGTCAAAATGAGGTGTTTGCAATAAcgataaagaagaaaaattcttaTTCACACGGGAATTATTTCTCAAATAGGGGCATCTTACCTCCGACGaaatgtttcattttctttctgttaACTAAATTCGTAGAAACctccgagaaaaaaaaagtttccagaaagcgcagaattttttgaaatatctttctgttcttttttttcgttCTCTTTGGCAAAAACTCTTCGTCAGTGGCATTTCTAGTAAAAAGCTTGTATAGTTAATTCTTAATGTAGACAGCCCTAAGGGAGAAAGGCCCTTAAGTCTTAACGTCTTATATTTTGTAGTAACTTGGTTACCAGATAACATTGGAATCCACTCAGACAGCCATACGTACGATAAATTAAAAACCAAACTTTATTTAGTTTGTGCAAAGTCTAATTGTTGACCAAGTCTGTATGCGATTCTTCTCTacacaaaataaatataaaattgaaATACAAATATCGGATAACAGAGCATGCAGCGGTAACAGTAACGGCTATTCGGCTGAATCTACCAGTTTAGTATTTCTATAGCTATTTAGTAGGAAAAGTTAATCATGTTCAGATCTTTTTTACCTTATACAAGAGATATGTTGGGTTAAGCCGGTTTCAGGTTGAACCTAAGATCGTTCTTATGTTATGATACTAAAGACAGCGCCTAGAGGACTATGGACAAAAAcgaaaagtctgaaaaaaaacGGGCGACGAAATTAAGTGcgagaactttgcatccctccTATTTTGTGAACCGCTGTAACATACTAGGTACTTGAAGTTCAGCAAGTACATCGTAAAAATAGATACTTAAGTCAATTTCTTTAAATTGCAGAGGAAAAATCTGTTCGTAAAACAAACAACTGCTATAGAGAAGACTCGTTTTGCGCTAATTGCTTCTTCACAGccttttgttcctttttcagGTGAACAAGTAGCATCGCCTAATGTCATTATTCCACAAAAAGACCCTTAGAAGTCTCGTCCAGGCACCGTAAACAATACTTACACTGAGAAAACCCCTTTAAAAGCAGTAAACAAAGAAATCCATTAAAACCCTTTCTTTTTTGTGCCGAAAAATGCTCTGAATGGCGTTCTTGATGACATCGCGCAGGTGAGGTAAACATACTTGCGCTAAGCGTGAAGGAACTACTTTAGTGTGGTCAACTTCATACACTCGTTTCTCTTCCAGTTTTGCCGGCAGAATGGCGGTTGGCTGGCTTACTGTTGCTTGCGCTCTGGCTCTTCTGGTACAAGTTTCTCTTTCTATTCCAGAAGAAGAATTTGAAGACATTCAACAGGACGAACTTCAAAGTAAGTTGCAACctctttttattgatttttcaaGAAGGATAAATGTCGCTTAAAGCTGACAGAGGTACCTTCGTTTAGGGATAACATAATTCACTAAGACAGGTTTGATTTTACGAACCACCTTGTGCATAAATTTTGTTCGCGGTCAAGGTTGCATTTTCTAAGGTCTGCATTAGAGCCATGCACTTTGGCGAAAAAGACAGCAACTAGGTGACAAATTTTAATCTGACAGACGCTTGAAAGTattgcaataattttgtttcagaGCTCGAGTTAAGGgcattatataataataaaataccaTTGGCGAGTGCATAAAGCTCATATAATATGTTTATTGTACAATTATCTTTCTTGTGAATTAGACCCAGAAGAGGAAGGAATGAAGGTGCGTCAAAGGAGGCAAAGTAAGAAGATGAGTACTACTTGTTTTTCACGCATACGCAAAAGCGAAAATTTGGactcgttttgttttgttttttggcgaATCTATTTCGAATTTTCTCTTTCGcgctctttttttcctttgcctttcttcttttcttagcGGTTTTGTTacccactttatcgtctttctttttcaCGAAAAATTGTGGTTGGCTAACTTTttagaaaagggaaaaatttaattttcaaagagtAGTATGTAAACAGCGAAATTGGCGGtggatttttccccaaaatgttacctttttttgagagtgtaactctgtcaggataggtcagaatatccaaaacgaGGCATCGCTGGAAAGATCTATCTTTACTGACGTTGTTACTAACCAATTTATTAACTTAAATTGAAAGTTAAATGGGTCAAGGAAGGAAAATATGCATCGTCCCATGTGGAGCGATAACGACTAACGCAGTCGTCAAAGGATTAAGGTTATGTGTACTACACTAATTGCAGCAAAACAGTAACCACTGGGCCGTTGGTAAATTCGTATAAAAATCACATTCTAGTCTTAATTGTTTGTGTCGTAAAGCAGAATGAATTGCGAATCGAGGTTTtttttacacacaaaaaaatagttGTCGAAATTCTAGATGAGATgttgtaaaatattttcttGTCAAATTAACCCTTTTGAACTCAAAATGGTACTCTTTTGACGCATTTCAGTAAAAACTATGCAGCTAAGCACATAACAACACGTCTTAAGTCAATAAAAAAGGGTTTCCGTAATAAACGTGCAGCTAAAACTAGCTGTCATAATTAAAATACATTCAGGGGGATCTTTTAGCCCTGCCTCTAGTCATTTTGGGGAAGGTAAGTTCCCATGAAGCTCCGAGCACCACGTAAGCGCCACGCAAGGCATATAACCCGCCTGGGGTGAGGCAATACCCAATGCATAGGACGAGTAACCGTTGATTTTCCCCTCCTTCTTTCAGACGTATCTCCTtagcaaaaatggcaaattcagtgtgcttttgttgttgttttttacggAGGTAGGACTAAAACATACTTGTGCCACGTAAacgaaaataaggaaaaatgtttgcttCGGAAGTAAAATAAAGGTTCTTCTCACTTGAGGTTCGAAAATGTGCAGAATTGGTTTTTGTATTCTGAACCTTTAACTTCAACTCTTACTTAAATCCggaaatatattaaaaaaatactttgggactggcctgcagttagttaccgtatttattcgaataagagCCCATCCTGAaagcagaaaaagttaataagcgcccagcctctaataagcgcccaccccctcctcctcccaatcaaactcaaataagccctcacccccaccccacccacttgagtgaataaattctaataagagactccCCCGAGGACttagttttcttcagagtattttacagaaaccttgctttgttacttctacgcgttttgttattagcatttattgttttgttgcaaaaaaaacgtacttcacttgctgaaaatggtgaaaatttaataagcgcccaccttgaataagcgtccactctcaaggtccaaaaatttaataagcgcccaggcggggggcggtcatccagaccccgagatcaggggaggggggggggggggcgtctCCCTTCGGGCGTCAGTTTGGTGTCATCCAATAAGAGAAGAGTGAAACGGTAAGCCGGCTACTAGTGTCTTGTTGGGTATCAACTCAAGAAAATAACAACGAAACCTTGcaaaaaattgtccttttttccGGATTACTCCTTCTaaatatcttttctttttcttgaaggGTGACTGACAAACGGTGGTGTTAACTTATCAGTCAAGATATGTTGGGGTATTCAACAATGCATCACATATCGATAAATCTTTGGTCGTCTGTTTGCTTTTGTACAATTAATTTACATTACATATATAATTATAGAGGTTCTTTTTTCGGGGGGGAGGGGTTAGATTACTCTACCTTTGTGACGCCCTGTTTGTAGTTTTCTTATCTGTATTTGCTAAAAACTACTGACTGAAATAAATAGGAAAATAATTGTGCCTCCTTCTTTTGTTAGGTGGTTGTAAGGACTTCCTCGACTACTGCGCACAATGGCTAGACAGTTATTGTCAAACTTATAAGgattacatgaaaaaaaattgtccaagGAAATGCGGCTACTGCAGTAAGTATCCGAAATGTTAAACTTTCAAGACATGATGTGTGATCTTACTCGTCCCAGTCCtctttgtatttgtatttgtattttatttttactccatcCTTTAGATAATACCTTGGTTGTACAATATCAATTAGTACAAGGTTGATTAAACTACGTGtacataataaaaaaagaaagttagaATGGAGAAAGGCACATTATAGAAAACTAATTATGGCCCTTTAACAGGATTGACTTTATTCTTATATAGCTTTGTTATTCATTATAACACAAACACGCACGCACGAATTTTCTTTGCGCGTAACAGGCGGTCGCGGAGAAAATCGGCTTCCGTGAGGCACGAAAAAGGAACCTgagtaatttttttccaaatttacaacaacaaaaaaatagtattgtGGATTTCAAAGGAAAAGAATGGGAGCTCGCCGTCACAAGCGTCAACATAACAGCGGCTGTTATGGCTACGTTTGTGACCATTGAACCACGAATCTCAAACGCGTTGTCATTAAACAATTGCAACGTACTTTCTCCTGTTGTGGGCGGTGCTCACCAGCAATAGCCGCATGAGTACAAGAGCGAATGTTGTGGAAACACTCAGCCTTATACGGGTATCTATCGGTTAGgcttaatagaaaaaaaaaagtagcgCGACTAAATGTTAAACTCAGCGCGCACAACAATCCTGAGGGACTGATTGCACTCTATATGCGGAGGTTCTATGCAGAGTTACTTGTTTGATTTTAAAGACGGTGGTTAACTACCGTGAATATCGGTCAGCGGTCAGCGAGAAAGATGAGGTAGGTACTTCGTATATAAGTACCTACCAAAGATGGCGGTAATTTTTGAGCTTCGTTAAATTTACAGTGAATTTAGCTCATCAAAGCCGCGGTTTCctcttattttcttcttttttcgtGTTTCATATTGTCCTAATTCATCTGCATACCATTATGGGTCTAATGACAGAAGAATCGAGTCAAGAATTTGTGCTTCAGTTTTCTTGCTGAcctgtaatttaattttatttaatgcTGATGTCAACTGGCTGCCTGGCTCCGCTAGCCCCCGTGGTTATTCCAGGCAGCCAGTACTCtagtttttacttttaatatttcCGTTGTCGTAATTTATTTTGAGCAAGAGTGAGTCCAAATAAGGATTATTGTGGTTGTTCGTGAATGCATTTTTCTCTTTAGTTATAATATTTTCTATTAATTTAAATtgtctttttaaattcatgatTTTTAAGGTGGTCCAACCGAACCGCCAGGTGAGTGTTTTCCTAATGCATGCTATAataaatacagtcgactcccgataactcgaaccctcgctaactcgaaccaaaatcgatttcccctggatttccgtcatacattcactgtaattttaccctcggtaactcgaccctcgataactcgaactcccgctaactcgaaccaattttcgtttcccctcaggtcattttctatataattttaccctcgataactcgaaccatgttttgatcccgaaccatgttttgaactggcgtccgaaacactgaattttggatttcctattgacgcgTTGTAGGAtcatagtttactagtggaggctgatgttgattgtcacaggctaacgtgaagcagcttttcttctcaaaacagtaaaacgcacgatctatttaggctatgttttttTTACGTTATGTTTTGAtatataatctagaagtatcttttaattttcaattgagatttctacaattaaatgtgatcggctattttcttcgaactccagataactcgaaccttttttcgatttcccttgaagattcgagttatcgggagtctaCCGTATCGCCAAGTCATGCCATCTAATCCGCTGCGGCAGCCAAATCAGATCTTTGAAGCAGCAAGCATGACAGATTATTTGCGTCAGACATGCCTTAAGGGTCGATTCCTCACTTAAACGTTCGTTACCTCCCCAAAATACTGAACTTTACCATTGACATGGCAAGAAAATGAGTCCCGGCTGCGTTACAGAAAATATTAAACTATCCCTCGCACTCGCGTTCGACGTTCGAATTCAGCCTCATCTCCCGAATGTCTAACCAAGAGGTCGCAGATTCAAGAGTGCTAAGAAACTCTGTGGGAAGTTTATCGCCATTTTCCGTTTAAAAGCGTGTCCAGAACTGAATCATAGACTTTCTTAGCGCTCACAAAATTCTGATAAACTTTCAGCCGCCATTTTACTTCGCTTCATGAGGGTGCTACGCGGCGGGGACTGGGAACCGCCAACAAACAGCGAAACAAacgaagataaaaaaaaaacgtccaAACAGACTTCCCGACAGATCGAGATCTCAGACgctttcaagacaaaaattggTAGTTGCCCTGTGCGagcaacaattaaaaaaaaacacttcacttccgtttgacgtgcgtcaatcaaaaatgcctttttttctgttttcataataaattgcaaatttcactTCATGTCTCGTTTCATTTTCACACGAAGTGACTTCAATCTAGAGTTTGTAGAACAGAAGAACGGTTTGAAAGTCTATCGGTGTCCCCTCTTCAAACTGAGCTGTAAGCCCCTGAAATGATCCCGACTCCGAAATGATCTCCATTTCTCATCACGTCgtccccgaaatgatccccaaacgGGAATGATATCCTAAAACTATGGATCGAGCACAATGCACAACATTAATTTAAGTTTCACTAATAATCTTCACTTGCCCGCATTCGTTAATGACATTAATTTGGGATTACAATTTGAACTggattaaacaaaaatattatttaatacACAAAGTTTAGTATATTTTTGGTAACACCATGAACCGCTACTGATAACATCAAGAAACATGACATTttctattattaataattttaatacttAGGCCATTATAGCCCGGGCTATGTTAAAACTGCATGCCTTGGATAATGAatgaattttcaaaatgacgttttaacactttttaaaatttgaaaatgatgttGAAGATGAAAAAAGTAGACTTAAAGGCCATTAGATAACAAAAGCGCTAAGAAATCACATAAACCGTGGTGAAATATTAAATGCGATTAAAGAACGTAAACTCTGCAACAGACTTGCAATAATTTCGTGACGTAATACCATTCCATTCCAAGAATtaaatggggatcatttcggggtcgacgtgaagagaaatgaggatcatttcggggtcgatttggggatcatttcaggggCTGTACAGACACTTTTCTGCAATTTAATTCTCTTGAAGCAATTCGATCGCCAAAATTATCGCTACCCATCCTTCTACTATCTTGCAGATTAGATTAAAAGATATACAGCAGTGTTAAAattaactttcttttgttttaaaattttactgaTTATCTTCCATCTCCTAATGTAGTGTGTGCAGACAAATCCAGTCATTGCAGCGGCTGGAAAGACTCTGGGTATTGCAAACAGTCTAGTCAATGGCACAACTACATGAAAGCCAACTGCGCAAAGACCTGTGATTGTTGTGGTGGCagttgtggtggtggtggaggtggtggaggtggtggtggaGTCTGCAGTGGTAAGTAAACGAAAATCGTTTTATAGTCAAGTTATCTTCAATCCTACGAACCCTACGAACCCGGTTGGCTCAAGGTATGGTATCTAAATTCAGCCAGGAGACCTTAAAACCTGCTGATTTAATATATatcttttgaacattttaatggTTATGTAGTGGTTTCATGGcgttatgtttaaaaaaaattaacgccgTGACTCATAGTCGAAATGACTCATCACTTTTCTGTTAAAGAGACACCCTGTAAGCACTGTGGAACTAAAAAGCGTGCTCCATCTCTAAATTATTTACGAACCAGACTAACCCATTTTAATATTCTGAACACAGACGTATTTTCGGTTGCCGGAAGCTACAACAGGAAATACGCCTGCGTAGCTGATGATTTTACGTGCTATGACCTTAATCGCTCTTAAATTATGACTGAACATTCTGGATCGGAATCATCCCCTCGCTGAAGTGCCGGGGTTTTTCATATGTCTTTGCTCTGTATTCTCGATGAAATCTCCGAGCTTCACTTACTGACCAAAAGTATGCATTTAAACATGTTGGCGTTTACAAAACGATCACTTCGcgaaagtaaaaaattaaaaataattacgTTACTGACgatccaggggcatccaacgccaattttcggaaaacatctgttcggaaaacgatttgagatttagaattttcggaacattttcgaaacatttcttgcttgcctgcctctcctaggattttcggacatctaaaatatggtattattgcccatttttaaggcatttttaacttaaaaaggtcacctagaattttcgggagccttttttctggctgaaattttcgaaaaagtacgttttgatccctataatttacGGATCACTAGagtttcagctaggaaatccgaacagatgaaaaattttaaggggATAAGAATATGCCTAGATCTACtgttaaaatactaaaatacgtttaacaatactatttttaagtgtttttgaactatattctcgttgggtgcccctgacgatCTACCGCCTCATTTACCAAGATTGATAGatctttcaaataaaaaaaattgcgagaTTAACAACTGCTCTGtgatttctctctctttctctttctagtGAGTGGTGCAAGCTCCCACGTAAAGGCCTGTTCATTTGACACTGATACGTGTGACTGGCATAATGTACCTTTTGATGATGATACAGACTTTGTTGTGCGCAGCCGCAGTACAGGAGGGCCGAGCAGTGGAGCGGGAGGTAGTGGTAAGTTGGGAACTAATGTGATTATATTTCATATTGCATAGTTAATGTACTAAAAATTTGGAACGCACATGGCGGGACGCcacttaaaggaacagtatcccgttactgcgcatgcaccaaactttgatttttggacaggatgtcgcgaaatcaaaagatgcgaggagagtaagagaatcttgaaaaatccgtttgcatcgcgcttggccgggttcaatacgacactaaaacttctcaggattatagatcaatgataatttgttcctgttaagtttttatttgggcaaaatctggattttttggcgttacttttattgccgttggccggaggaccaaaagattggaagcacttggatgccgattgaaggcttatttcttctgctagcttccatacaagctcagataattgtgaaaggaatacgcagaaatgaaacagcaacaataaagactctaagaaagaaaccgttgagacattgatgtgactgaggagatcttgtggaggggagcttcgtgaagcagaatgttttgcaacgacgcgttagtaaacttttaaatgaatctgcttacggccgacaaaatcgaacaaacaggcgctacacgttttgaaaaactagtgacatgaatcataatatcattcGTGACTAatctttgtgatgattcatggcgttgagattgcatttttatttatgtctttcaaacgtttgaggctagaacgcgagcaaatcaggcagatattactggacttggagcgattgacctctgacacgagtttcaaattagaaaatatgtttttaaagcgagcggaacgagattttcgggtcgcgaggcggcccggctagcgataaaatcgcgatgagtcttcgaaccgcgagccaaatttttatataagacgaaagacttcttcgaaagtctaaaatattacttgagaatataaacaacatctctctgtcggcggtgcggtccggaagaaaatcttgtcgagtcaatttgacagttctattgtcttttgaggaaaaaacagatgacgctcgcgcgtgcgcataatcgggacactgtccctttaaaggCGAGATATATGAATAGTAATTTTTTCTTGCGCTGTGATTGGCTATACGAGAGAGTGAAATAGAGTTGAAATAGAGTGAAATAGAGTTTACTTTGTCCGCTGGGAATAGACCTTTCACACATTCCGCTCTAGTGAGCAAACATGAACAAGGAAATGAGATCGAGGCTCCTACGATAGACAATTTCATAAAAAACGCTGTATTTTTTCCGCCCAAGCCTTGACTTGGTAACTTTGTATATAGAAATGCAGAAAAAGTCTATTGACGCTATTTTCACACAAGAAAAAGTGTAATCTCTTTCGCCGCATAATAAGGGTGCCTGGATATTGGCCTCGCTTATTTAGGCTGGTATTCaccctttttttgtttgctttttctaattttttgtgCGTGTAACGTTCCAGAGTTTCTCGCTTAAGTAACAAGATATTCACCTACTGTAACCACGCAATATTCAGTGGTGGATTTAGAGATATGGTTCAATTTCCCGTTCCCCAAAATTATATTCGTCAGGA encodes:
- the LOC140937350 gene encoding MAM and LDL-receptor class A domain-containing protein 1-like; translated protein: MAVGWLTVACALALLVQVSLSIPEEEFEDIQQDELQNPEEEGMKVRQRRQSGCKDFLDYCAQWLDSYCQTYKDYMKKNCPRKCGYCSGPTEPPVCADKSSHCSGWKDSGYCKQSSQWHNYMKANCAKTCDCCGGSCGGGGGGGGGGGVCSVSGASSHVKACSFDTDTCDWHNVPFDDDTDFVVRSRSTGGPSSGAGGSGKFIVLEGNGKAQLMIPFELVLASHDSDHGKMCIRFNYYMNSGTLALYSVNNRRGSPRTKLKQMSNSGSQWKCEKVQVDVSVRWQLLFEANKNGGPIALDDISFTDNC